In Danio rerio strain Tuebingen ecotype United States chromosome 9, GRCz12tu, whole genome shotgun sequence, the genomic window atgtagcgaattttgatgCTCTCACCGCAGGAGCTGAAGgtagacagcgttgtcgccagggcgtcAGGAGGAACCTTTGGCGCTCTCGCTGCTTTCAATGTGAACGCACAGTAACAGAGCAaggtcatgtgactccacacaTAGTAGAGAGAGTAATAAGAAAAAATTGCCTTGAAAAAATTAGATCAATTATAGGTTCTGATTgtcgatttcaattactttttgattaattgccAAGCCCGACTTGAACTCAATGTATGAGCCTACTTTAATCTACCAAGTACAGTGCACAAAGAAAGTTATTGGAACGAAACACACCTGCTGTACGTaaaacagcttgattttcttgTCAAACTTTGCATTCGTACAATAATCTTGAATTCTTATTGCATTGCTTAGTTTGTCCACAAGGTGGAAACACTGAAaggaaatgcatttttaaatgtggaaaaagaAGCCGTTTACACCTGTTCACTTCATTCATGTTTTCTGACCAGAAAATGGGCAATAATCAAAGCAGTGAAGTACAGACACCTGCAGCCTACATATAAAATGATTTGTATGCAGAATAAGATCTGCAGCTTACATTTctgtaataaaaattataataattaaataaaaggcTATGTATATGACATTTTTGTTAACAAAACCTAGATAAACTGGCTTATAGCACAAGATTGAAGATCAGATTTATATCTGTTTAAAAGGAAATACATTTTTGCAGCCAATTCTAGTGTTTGAATAAGCTAAACAAATGGTAATGAACCcacattttacagtatgtttaatGCAATAAAAGTTTTGTAGTGTAACGTGACAATCCTCAGTGTTGAGCCCTTCATTATGATGGGATGTCAATACAAACGCATCATACAGACTGCTTAACAGTAAGGGTCAGCTGTATGACCTGTTGTTGTAGTAGTCTCTGTCTTCATAGCGATCATATCCACGTTCATACCCTCGATCATAGCTATCCCGCCGACGGCTTACACTTGGCCCACCACCACTGCACGAGagacaaaaatatatacttatattaTTTGTACTTAACATTGATCACTGAAGCACTTACGATACAAAACCAGACACTACATCCACAGTGATGAGCGTTCATCAGAGGAGTCATTTGGGAAGAGACAGACTAAATCAATCACACTCACTATGTTGGTCTGCCCATATATATTCCAGGAGTAGGTGTGTGTGGCCTCTTGGTAATGGAGTAGTCTACCCTGATTCTTCGGCCATCAAGCTCCATACCATTTGCACGCTCTTTAGCCTAGAACCAAAACAAGCCAGAATAAGCCACACTGACTGAGCACACAATAGCATCCAAAAGAACATTAACTCCAGGTATGGCTTTATGGCAGGCCATAAAAGAGCTGCAGGAACAGTATGTTCTGTACTGTACTTCGATAAAATACATAATGCAACCTCACTGCTcacaaaaaaagcatgtcaaagtATGACCAATACAGACACGTACAAAACTCCTGTTTCACTTTCTAAAGTATTTCAGAAGATAGAATAGAAGAGCAGAATATAGTTTATAAACAAAGCAGCCTTTCAATTTAGGCAAATCCATTCACATGACAGCAGACATTTTATTACACGTATAGCTCACTGTGAAATGTAACTTGTTAATTTACTTGCCATTAAAGATGAAGGTGAATCTTCAGTAGAAGCTTTAAGAATTTTAGTTGAAACTATGGTTGTTGGCTAAATCAATGAATCAAAGAGTCCGtgaaaaaaatgaacacattCCTCCAATCAACTGCCTTAGCTAGTAATCCAGAGTGCTTTCACAAAATGCACTTGGCCacaaaatgaataatattaaaataataaataattattttgtaagCCTTTTTCAATTTAACTCAACTAGGATCAGCGTTTCTTTGCCACGTTTCTAgaggaaaattattttcaaattgcAAACTTGTACTATgttctaaaagtatgtactttttatgtgaagaaaaagtacatactttaaCAAAGTATGCaaactttgggacatactactttcTTATTAACGGACCATTATGTTGCTTGGCTACATCCCGTCAATCATCTACACATATCATCCACATTCCTTTCATATTAAATTTCCTATCTTATTGGAGATTCTAATAGCAGACTAACCTGCTGCCATGAGTTATTCACGCAGATGAATCTCCTGAGGTCTTTGGATTATTATACATTCTGAAGTTTATTTTCAAATACGTTTCTTTAGAGGTTCATTTTGTTGCAGattaaatataacacagaaattgtgatttaaatattttccagtgggctagatattgACAGTCATTTAAACAATTTTACCAAAGTGGCTCTACTTGACAGTTGATTTCATGTGTCCATGTCCACCATTTTTGTAGTttgttcacacacaaacacaagtttCCCCAAATGTTTAGTTCTAAACGAATTTACATCCAATGTGCAAAGTTTTGTGGGCAATATTAGTAGATAGAGTATGGACGATTCTACACTTCTAATTTCTACAGAAATTTGCAGACAATTCAGGAACCTtcggcatactcttttcaacatgcTACAGTTTGGGACATAATTGTTGGAAgaaattctattttcaaatactttttATGATGCATGGCATGCAAATGGGGATGATGcaaggtctttcagtctctgccaATGAGCTGATGATGCGAATCAGgcgtgtttggttaaggagacataggAAATGATTCAAGAAACATAGTTAAGAAACACCAACGTTGATTATACCCATTtcaaaaaacacaagccaaagtTATATAGATTTGTTATATAGAGCAGTGCTTCCTGCTTCCGGTATGCAGTGTCTACAGCTGAAAAGGAAAGTAAAACCAGCTCACGCACAGCACAGCCTAATAACTCTGTTTTTGGGTCATATTTTTGGCCAATTTTCTGTTGATAATTTTCAGCAGCCAAAAATTTAGGGCTTCcctaatataattttattaacttCATACAAACCATAAAATTTCAAAAATTAAGTGCGGGTGCAGcttcaaaatgtattaatatagaGCAAATTGCTAAAGGCGTATCAGCagtcacttaaaaaaatgtacccGCAAGCTACAATTTAGCTGTTGCTAATGCACTGTAAACAAATACTTGGCCTCACTCCATAATACATCGCAGCTACCTACGGAGGCTAGTTTAGTCCAAAAATGCACAGTACTTTAAAGTTGCATCTATTTAAGCTAATGGTATCACCACAAACAAACTACTCCAGTGTTTGTTTGAAAGCGTGGAGACCACCAGATCTCAGTACGCTTGTTTGCTCTCGTTTTAGTGGGCTCTAGAGCgcaattgctgcattcacacctgccaaAACAAACCACATCAAATTGAACTCTAGGAAGCATCCTAAATTATCtgcaaaatttcattttcaaaagaACCACCCTTTTAAACACAAATTCTGTAGCCAAATTGTCATTATGCAATCATGTCATCGTTTTGTCATTTTTTCAAGTGGAAAATGCACCTCTTTTGAATCTTCTCTGTTCTCAAAGTAGACAAAAGCAAAACCCCTGGAGCGCCGTGACTGCTGGTCGTACACAATGCACACATCACTCAGAGGGCCATATTTAGAGAAGACCTCCCTCAGGTCTCTCTCTGTGGTGTACAGGCTCAATCCGAACACTCCCAGGCAGCAGTTTGGGTCTGGATTTGCCTAAAGAAATAGAAAGAAAACATAACCTATTACAACATACCAGTACCAAAAAAATGGGCATCCAAAAACAATGGCATGGTCTTTACCCGGTCACCAATATGTCGTCTGCGGTTGGACATGGGAGAGTGACTGTGACTGCTGCGGCGGCGGTGATATTCACTGCTGTATGAGCGGCTGCGTGAACGTCTTCGGCGAGAATAAGAGCGTGAACGTGATCGACTGTAATGTCTTCGAGAACTTCGATGGGAACGAGACCTGTGTAAAGATGGAGTAAAATGAAAAAGAGCAACGGACATGCAAACTATCAAGTTACCAACTGATAAGTCCCGTCTTAAACTCCTTAGACAGACAAGAACCTCCGGCTTTAATTTCATTATATATCAAGTTGCTAGTAACACACGTCAAATGATCAACTGCAGAGTGCTTAAAATCGTGTTCCTGGGTGGGgggacatttttttatatttggccCAAACTTGGTTTCTACTTTTAACCCTAAAGCAGCAGGTGCAGCTTCCACTCTGCCGACTCCACGTACTGTGAATTCCACTTGCAGCTGAGCCACGAGGCCATTTCAACAGTTTCAAATAGCATTTCATTTTggacttaaataaaat contains:
- the tra2b gene encoding transformer-2 protein homolog beta (The RefSeq protein has 4 substitutions compared to this genomic sequence), producing MSDAEKEFVERESRSASRSASPRGSAKSGSRSAERSPAHSKERSHHSRSKSRSRSRSKTRSRSHRSSRRHYSRSRSRSYSRRRRSRSRSYSSEYHRRRSSHSHSPMSNRRRHIGDRANPDPNCCLGVFGLSLYTTERDLREVFSKYGPLSDVCIVYDQQSRRSRGFALVYFENREDSKEAKERANGMELDGRRIRVDYSITKGPHTPTPGIYMGRPTYGGGPSVSRRRDSYDRGYERGYDSYEDRDYHNNRRRSPSPYYSRGPYRSRSRSRSYSPRHY
- the tra2b gene encoding transformer-2 protein homolog beta isoform X1 produces the protein MSNRRRHIGDRANPDPNCCLGVFGLSLYTTERDLREVFSKYGPLSDVCIVYDQQSRRSRGFAFVYFENREDSKEAKERANGMELDGRRIRVDYSITKRPHTPTPGIYMGRPTYGGGPSVSRRRDSYDRGYERGYDRYEDRDYYNNRRRSPSPYYSRGPYRSRSRSRSYSPRHY